Proteins from one Mugil cephalus isolate CIBA_MC_2020 chromosome 15, CIBA_Mcephalus_1.1, whole genome shotgun sequence genomic window:
- the LOC125021272 gene encoding SLAIN motif-containing protein-like isoform X1 — protein sequence MTGQEFEDVGRSEDFSEKIQPQDQMESEWNGYFGNHPSMEFDINPHLIGSEVGSNNSEAYCNIWNNAQVKNCNSGSFAMDARIRLDNLKSGCNSPLSCCNSNSTLYNYNYEKDLWNCEDTEEEQSALDLVEILDIADDVQDEESWLYESPKKSLFVETKESALRWCRHVLDNPSPEMEAACRLLTNMLDQSKQATTTQYSGSSRHFYRRPAGFHYAAGVSLGSSVDKTCVGTTHIMSDSLDYNDRNISHGSVTTSYRLQDITDVHMVARLQEESLRQDYVSMPSTALSRRSHQSPLELPPCFHSAGESADDCTSGNKTEASSSLCQQPALSSLSSASCQSPASVAKQVYHSPRLARLHQQVTQFKLLKLAQNQASPNKTRPPLQTSLRSLQAVRNSRSLEGDDCQPPDQSIYPPPGVSPSTRTGQSCRPTPLSLAPPNSSSSMTGSSVRATAMRKLQRSHSLSPCRLPLSAKGYMSSHGRVFASPDRPIATAWARHAPSIQR from the exons ATGACTGGACAAGAGTTTGAAGACGTGGGAAGGTCTGAAGATTTCTCTGAGAAAATACAACCCCAAGACCAAATGGAGAGTGAGTGGAACGGGTATTTTGGCAATCATCCATCGATGGAGTTTGATATTAACCCTCATCTCATCGGCAGTGAGGTGGGAAGCAACAACTCAGAAGCATACtgcaacatctggaacaatGCACAAGTCAAGAATTGTAACAGTGGGTCATTTGCCATGGATGCTAGAATAAGACTGGATAATTTAAAGTCTGGGTGTAATTCGCCTTTGTCTTGCTGCAACTCTAATAGTACATTGTACAACTATAACTATGAGAAAGACCTCTGGAACtgtgaggacacagaggaggaacagTCTGCTTTGGACTTGGTGGAGATCCTTGATATAGCAGATGACGTGCAGGATGAAGAGAGCTG GTTATACGAGTCCCCAAAAAAGTCATTGTTTGTGGAGACAAAGGAGTCAGCTCTCCGATGGTGTCGACACGTTCTTGATAACCCCAGTCCTGAGATGGAGGCTGCATGTCGTCTACTCACAAATATGTTGGATCAAAGTAAGCAAGCAACGACGACTCAGTATTCTG GATCAAGTCGTCATTTCTACAGACGTCCTGCAGGTTTCCATTATGCTGCTGGTGTGTCTCTGGGCTCCTCTGTGGACAAAACATGTGTTGGTACAACGCACATTATGTCTGACAGTCTAG ATTACAATGATCGAAACATCTCCCACGGCTCGGTAACCACAAGCTATCGCCTGCAAGACATAACCGATGTTCATATGGTGGCCCGATTACAGGAAGAGA GTTTAAGACAGGACTATGTTTCCATGCCTTCCACTGCTTTGTCTAGAAGAAGCCATCAGTCTCCACTGGAGCTGCCGCCCTGTTTTCACAGCGCAGGTGAAAGTGCTGATGACTGCACTTCAGGAAATAAAACTGAGGCATCATCTTCCCTTTGTCAGCAGCCTGCTCTGTCGTCACTGAGCTCAGCCTCTTGCCAGTCACCAGCATCAGTAGCTAAGCAGGTCTACCACAGTCCCAGACTGGCCAGGCTTCACCAACAAGTCACCCAATTCAAGCTGCTTAAACTGGCTCAGAATCAAG CATCTCCAAACAAGACAAGGCCACCGCTACAAACCAGCCTCCGCTCCCTCCAGGCAGTCAGGAACAGCAGGAGCTTAGAGGGTGATGACTGCCAACCTCCTGACCAAAGCATTTACCCTCCACCAG GTGTGTCTCCTTCCACCAGAACAGGGCAAAGCTGTCGCCCTACACCACTTTCCCTGGCACCTCCGAACTCCAGCAGCTCGATGACAGGCTCATCAGTCAGGGCCACGGCCATGAGGAAGCTGCAAAGGTCTCACTCTCTCAGCCCCTGTaggctccctctctctgctaAGGGATACATGTCTAGTCATGGGCGCGTTTTTGCCTCACCAGACAGGCCCATCGCCACAGCTTGGGCCAGACATGCACCATCCATCCAGCGGTGA
- the LOC125021272 gene encoding SLAIN motif-containing protein-like isoform X3: MDARIRLDNLKSGCNSPLSCCNSNSTLYNYNYEKDLWNCEDTEEEQSALDLVEILDIADDVQDEESWLYESPKKSLFVETKESALRWCRHVLDNPSPEMEAACRLLTNMLDQSKQATTTQYSGSSRHFYRRPAGFHYAAGVSLGSSVDKTCVGTTHIMSDSLDYNDRNISHGSVTTSYRLQDITDVHMVARLQEESLRQDYVSMPSTALSRRSHQSPLELPPCFHSAGESADDCTSGNKTEASSSLCQQPALSSLSSASCQSPASVAKQVYHSPRLARLHQQVTQFKLLKLAQNQASPNKTRPPLQTSLRSLQAVRNSRSLEGDDCQPPDQSIYPPPGVSPSTRTGQSCRPTPLSLAPPNSSSSMTGSSVRATAMRKLQRSHSLSPCRLPLSAKGYMSSHGRVFASPDRPIATAWARHAPSIQR, translated from the exons ATGGATGCTAGAATAAGACTGGATAATTTAAAGTCTGGGTGTAATTCGCCTTTGTCTTGCTGCAACTCTAATAGTACATTGTACAACTATAACTATGAGAAAGACCTCTGGAACtgtgaggacacagaggaggaacagTCTGCTTTGGACTTGGTGGAGATCCTTGATATAGCAGATGACGTGCAGGATGAAGAGAGCTG GTTATACGAGTCCCCAAAAAAGTCATTGTTTGTGGAGACAAAGGAGTCAGCTCTCCGATGGTGTCGACACGTTCTTGATAACCCCAGTCCTGAGATGGAGGCTGCATGTCGTCTACTCACAAATATGTTGGATCAAAGTAAGCAAGCAACGACGACTCAGTATTCTG GATCAAGTCGTCATTTCTACAGACGTCCTGCAGGTTTCCATTATGCTGCTGGTGTGTCTCTGGGCTCCTCTGTGGACAAAACATGTGTTGGTACAACGCACATTATGTCTGACAGTCTAG ATTACAATGATCGAAACATCTCCCACGGCTCGGTAACCACAAGCTATCGCCTGCAAGACATAACCGATGTTCATATGGTGGCCCGATTACAGGAAGAGA GTTTAAGACAGGACTATGTTTCCATGCCTTCCACTGCTTTGTCTAGAAGAAGCCATCAGTCTCCACTGGAGCTGCCGCCCTGTTTTCACAGCGCAGGTGAAAGTGCTGATGACTGCACTTCAGGAAATAAAACTGAGGCATCATCTTCCCTTTGTCAGCAGCCTGCTCTGTCGTCACTGAGCTCAGCCTCTTGCCAGTCACCAGCATCAGTAGCTAAGCAGGTCTACCACAGTCCCAGACTGGCCAGGCTTCACCAACAAGTCACCCAATTCAAGCTGCTTAAACTGGCTCAGAATCAAG CATCTCCAAACAAGACAAGGCCACCGCTACAAACCAGCCTCCGCTCCCTCCAGGCAGTCAGGAACAGCAGGAGCTTAGAGGGTGATGACTGCCAACCTCCTGACCAAAGCATTTACCCTCCACCAG GTGTGTCTCCTTCCACCAGAACAGGGCAAAGCTGTCGCCCTACACCACTTTCCCTGGCACCTCCGAACTCCAGCAGCTCGATGACAGGCTCATCAGTCAGGGCCACGGCCATGAGGAAGCTGCAAAGGTCTCACTCTCTCAGCCCCTGTaggctccctctctctgctaAGGGATACATGTCTAGTCATGGGCGCGTTTTTGCCTCACCAGACAGGCCCATCGCCACAGCTTGGGCCAGACATGCACCATCCATCCAGCGGTGA
- the LOC125021272 gene encoding SLAIN motif-containing protein-like isoform X2: MTGQEFEDVGRSEDFSEKIQPQDQMESEWNGYFGNHPSMEFDINPHLIGSEVGSNNSEAYCNIWNNAQVKNCNSGSFAMDARIRLDNLKSGCNSPLSCCNSNSTLYNYNYEKDLWNCEDTEEEQSALDLVEILDIADDVQDEESWLYESPKKSLFVETKESALRWCRHVLDNPSPEMEAACRLLTNMLDQRSSRHFYRRPAGFHYAAGVSLGSSVDKTCVGTTHIMSDSLDYNDRNISHGSVTTSYRLQDITDVHMVARLQEESLRQDYVSMPSTALSRRSHQSPLELPPCFHSAGESADDCTSGNKTEASSSLCQQPALSSLSSASCQSPASVAKQVYHSPRLARLHQQVTQFKLLKLAQNQASPNKTRPPLQTSLRSLQAVRNSRSLEGDDCQPPDQSIYPPPGVSPSTRTGQSCRPTPLSLAPPNSSSSMTGSSVRATAMRKLQRSHSLSPCRLPLSAKGYMSSHGRVFASPDRPIATAWARHAPSIQR; the protein is encoded by the exons ATGACTGGACAAGAGTTTGAAGACGTGGGAAGGTCTGAAGATTTCTCTGAGAAAATACAACCCCAAGACCAAATGGAGAGTGAGTGGAACGGGTATTTTGGCAATCATCCATCGATGGAGTTTGATATTAACCCTCATCTCATCGGCAGTGAGGTGGGAAGCAACAACTCAGAAGCATACtgcaacatctggaacaatGCACAAGTCAAGAATTGTAACAGTGGGTCATTTGCCATGGATGCTAGAATAAGACTGGATAATTTAAAGTCTGGGTGTAATTCGCCTTTGTCTTGCTGCAACTCTAATAGTACATTGTACAACTATAACTATGAGAAAGACCTCTGGAACtgtgaggacacagaggaggaacagTCTGCTTTGGACTTGGTGGAGATCCTTGATATAGCAGATGACGTGCAGGATGAAGAGAGCTG GTTATACGAGTCCCCAAAAAAGTCATTGTTTGTGGAGACAAAGGAGTCAGCTCTCCGATGGTGTCGACACGTTCTTGATAACCCCAGTCCTGAGATGGAGGCTGCATGTCGTCTACTCACAAATATGTTGGATCAAA GATCAAGTCGTCATTTCTACAGACGTCCTGCAGGTTTCCATTATGCTGCTGGTGTGTCTCTGGGCTCCTCTGTGGACAAAACATGTGTTGGTACAACGCACATTATGTCTGACAGTCTAG ATTACAATGATCGAAACATCTCCCACGGCTCGGTAACCACAAGCTATCGCCTGCAAGACATAACCGATGTTCATATGGTGGCCCGATTACAGGAAGAGA GTTTAAGACAGGACTATGTTTCCATGCCTTCCACTGCTTTGTCTAGAAGAAGCCATCAGTCTCCACTGGAGCTGCCGCCCTGTTTTCACAGCGCAGGTGAAAGTGCTGATGACTGCACTTCAGGAAATAAAACTGAGGCATCATCTTCCCTTTGTCAGCAGCCTGCTCTGTCGTCACTGAGCTCAGCCTCTTGCCAGTCACCAGCATCAGTAGCTAAGCAGGTCTACCACAGTCCCAGACTGGCCAGGCTTCACCAACAAGTCACCCAATTCAAGCTGCTTAAACTGGCTCAGAATCAAG CATCTCCAAACAAGACAAGGCCACCGCTACAAACCAGCCTCCGCTCCCTCCAGGCAGTCAGGAACAGCAGGAGCTTAGAGGGTGATGACTGCCAACCTCCTGACCAAAGCATTTACCCTCCACCAG GTGTGTCTCCTTCCACCAGAACAGGGCAAAGCTGTCGCCCTACACCACTTTCCCTGGCACCTCCGAACTCCAGCAGCTCGATGACAGGCTCATCAGTCAGGGCCACGGCCATGAGGAAGCTGCAAAGGTCTCACTCTCTCAGCCCCTGTaggctccctctctctgctaAGGGATACATGTCTAGTCATGGGCGCGTTTTTGCCTCACCAGACAGGCCCATCGCCACAGCTTGGGCCAGACATGCACCATCCATCCAGCGGTGA